From the genome of Eucalyptus grandis isolate ANBG69807.140 chromosome 2, ASM1654582v1, whole genome shotgun sequence, one region includes:
- the LOC104416677 gene encoding LOW QUALITY PROTEIN: palmitoyl-acyl carrier protein thioesterase, chloroplastic (The sequence of the model RefSeq protein was modified relative to this genomic sequence to represent the inferred CDS: inserted 1 base in 1 codon) codes for MNGSLSMKIMAGTCDFSAWPPRGAVAGARGEKNDVVLVAKVGLCSWRCRGNASRPPQKLLVTAGMDRDQLVGMINGKKINGVYINEAPLYTTATSNPDNLVKECGADSLPHACLVGRFVDDRFVYRQTFIIRSYEIGPDKTATMETLMNLLQETALNHVTSSGLAGNGFGXTREMSLRKLIWVVTRIHVQVQRYSSWGDVVEIDTWVDAAGKNGMRRDWIIRDYNTQEIITRATSTWVIMNRETRRLSKIPDQVRQEVVPFYLNKLAIPIEENDTDKIDKLTDATAGRICSGLAPRWNDMDANQHVNNVKYIGWILESVPINVLGAYSLTSMTLEYRRECRQSNLLESLTSTTASIGDYDTDPPHKTGRCPDLEYTHLLRMQADKAEIVRARTEWHSKTK; via the exons GAGCCGTAGCAGGGGCCAGAGGAGAGAAGAACGATGTCGTGCTCGTGGCAAAGGTCGGACTTTGCTCTTGGAGGTGCAGGGGCAACGCATCGAGGCCCCCTCAGAAACTGTTGGTGACCGCCGGTATGGACAGAGATCAGCTGGTTGGGATGATcaatgggaaaaaaatcaaCGGGGTTTATATAAATGAAGCTCCGTTGTACACCACCGCCACGAGCAATCCGGACAACCTGGTGAAAGAATGTGGGGCTGATTCGCTGCCCCATGCTTGCCTGGTTGGCAGGTTCGTCGATGACCGGTTTGTGTACAGGCAAACCTTCATTATCCGGTCATATGAAATCGGACCTGACAAAACTGCCACCATGGAGACCCTTATGAATCTCCTTCAG GAGACAGCCCTTAACCATGTAACCAGCTCCGGCCTCGCTGGCAATGGATTTG CCACTCGGGAGATGAGTCTCCGGAAACTGATTTGGGTGGTCACCCGCATCCATGTGCAAGTGCAGAGATACAGTTCTTG GGGGGATGTTGTCGAGATCGACACCTGGGTCGATGCAGCGGGAAAGAATGGAATGCGTAGAGACTGGATTATCCGTGATTACAACACTCAGGAAATCATAACGAGAGCGACCAG CACGTGGGTGATAATGAACAGAGAGACCAGAAGATTATCCAAGATCCCTGATCAAGTTAGACAAGAAGTCGTACCCTTCTACCTAAACAAATTGGCAATTCCTATAGAAGAAAATGATACTGATAAAATAGACAAGCTAACCGATGCAACAGCAGGGAGAATTTGCTCGGGCTTAGCC CCAAGATGGAATGACATGGATGCCAACCAGCATGTAAATAATGTAAAATACATTGGGTGGATTTTAGAG AGCGTGCCAATTAACGTACTGGGGGCTTACAGTCTGACAAGCATGACACTGGAATATCGACGTGAATGCCGACAATCAAATCTACTGGAGTCATTAACCAGCACAACTGCAAGCATTGGAGACTATGATACTGACCCTCCTCATAAAACCGGCCGCTGTCCAGACCTAGAATACACTCATCTTCTCCGGATGCAAGCAGACAAGGCGGAGATCGTTCGTGCGAGAACAGAATGGCATTCCAAGACTAAGTGA
- the LOC104416716 gene encoding LOW QUALITY PROTEIN: F-box/LRR-repeat protein At5g63520 (The sequence of the model RefSeq protein was modified relative to this genomic sequence to represent the inferred CDS: substituted 2 bases at 2 genomic stop codons) — MGSRRERGGVASMSEDLLANIVRRLPATSFAAAACVCTSWRRACSQILSRPKLASALSLNTSAPIALQEVVDKVLSEPIFPHFAIVYVGLGFDLADVLQYISRKLGARTPVIVTRDAGVIGMDAITNEVEEVTXIILNSVPFFESKIVLFLFXRMLNCSIVLTVGFVPGLKVDCIPLVQPAKEPAMVDKFIMDIREYSTSISGCTSPVGLIMIGDGSADIKCFVEKLDIAMPVETAIVGDERGNFLYRSANNLRNVHGSQKCHDNAVALIFAKERNSTPGVGEIRFHVALSDGVSVVGPTYKAGSVRARDDVTRLTAKREGQTEVLDGESILNEIYGEMNNRIEFPEYYIRVTKRRKHAIGAEKVKLITSLSFHLVRGGDEEYLYVDGAGIKTGDCFQFYYVDPAAALASCNDVTANLRSLNLGCNSKSSYQAAGATSNAANLKYSEACCLFAVDADHFSPGAPTLISRHSWRTFLELHWLEYIVAGRSAAAQ, encoded by the exons atggGGAGCAGGAGAGAGCGCGGTGGCGTGGCGTCGATGAGCGAGGACCTCCTGGCCAACATAGTCCGGCGGCTGCCGGCGACCTCCTTCGCGGCGGCGGCGTGCGTCTGCACATCGTGGCGGCGAGCCTGCTCCCAGATCCTCTCCCGCCCCAAGCTCGCCTCCGCCCTGTCCCTCAATACTTCGGCTCCT ATTGCCTTGCAAGAAGTTGTCGATAAGGTCCTGTCCGAGCCCATTTTCCCGCATTTCGCGATTGTCTACGTGGGCCTAGGTTTTGACTTGGCGGATGTTCTTCAATAT ATTAGTCGCAAGCTGGGAGCTCGAACTCCTGTAATCGTAACTCGTGATGCGGGAGTCATTGGGATGGATGCCATTACCAATGAAGTCGAAGAGGTGACCTGAATCATCTTGAATTCCGTTCCCTTTTTCGAATCGAAGATTGTTCTGTTCCTTTTCTGAAGAATGCTGAACTGCAG CATTGTCCTGACGGTGGGATTTGTACCTGGACTCAAAGTTGATTGCATCCCACTTGTGCAGCCTGCAAAG GAACCTGCGATGGTTGACAAGTTCATCATGGACATAAGAGAATATTCGACTTCTATCTCTGGTTGCACATCACCAGTCGGACTGATCATGATTGGA GATGGAAGTGCTGACATCAAATGTTTTGTAGAGAAACTAG ATATTGCAATGCCTGTGGAAACTGCAATTGTGGGTGATGAGAGAGGCAACTTTCTGTACAGAAGTGCAAATAATTTGAGAAATGTCCATGGGAGCCAGAAATGTCATGATAATGCCGTTGCTCTCATATTTGCCAAAGAAAGGAATAGCACTCCTG GTGTTGGTGAAATCAGATTTCATGTGGCATTATCAGATGGGGTTTCAGTGGTAGGTCCAACGTACAAGGCTGGTTCTGTTAGGGCTCGTGATGATGTTACCAGGCTAACTGCTAAAAGAGAAGGACAAACAGAAGTTCTTGACGGGGAAAGCATTCTCAATGAAATCTATGGCGAG ATGAACAATCGTATTGAGTTCCCTGAATATTACATCAGAGTTaccaagagaagaaaacatgcCATTGGTGCAGAGAAGGTGAAGCTGATTACCTCTTTGTCATTTCATTTGGTGCGCGG AGGGGATGAGGAATATCTCTATGTCGATGGGGCCGGCATCAAAACTGGCGATTGCTTTCAGTTTTACTATGTGGATCCTGCTGCTGCACTTGCCTCATGTAATGACGTCACTGCTAATCTAAGAAGTTTGAACCTGGGGTGCAATTCCAAGAGCTCTTATCAGGCAGCGGGCGCCACCAGTAATGCGGCAAATCTGAAGTATTCGGAGGCTTGCTGTTTGTTTGCTGTGGACGCGGACCATTTTTCTCCGGGCGCTCCAACGTTGATATCTCGCCATTCATGGAGAACTTTCCTGGAGCTCCATTGGCTGGAATATATTGTGGCGGGGAGATCGGCCGCTGCTCAATGA
- the LOC104416706 gene encoding uncharacterized protein LOC104416706, with amino-acid sequence MADWGPVVIAVVLFVLLSPGLLFQIPGRHRVVEFGNMETSGASILVHTIIYFGLITILLIAIGVHIYTG; translated from the coding sequence ATGGCGGACTGGGGGCCGGTGGTGATAGCGGTGGTGCTGTTCGTGCTGCTGAGCCCGGGCTTGCTGTTCCAGATCCCGGGGCGGCACCGAGTCGTGGAGTTCGGCAACATGGAGACCAGCGGCGCCTCCATCCTCGTCCACACCATCATCTACTTCGGCCTCATCACCATCTTGCTCATCGCCATCGGCGTCCACATCTACACCGGCTGA
- the LOC104416751 gene encoding non-specific phospholipase C6, whose protein sequence is MKAKPTRMPSPFSCLFLLFLSLSHVSSAPQQQQQQPIKTIVVLVLENRSFDHMLGWMKKTINPMINGVTGDECNPVSTNNSKPQSICFTDDAEFVDLDPGHSFEDVAEQVFGSGEIPSMSGFVEQAQSVSQNLSEIVMKGFSPESIPIYTALVKEFAVFDRWFSSIPGPTQPNRLFVYSATSHGSTSHIVRQLAAGYPQKTIFDSLYEDGLDFGIYFQNIPNTLFYRNLRKLKYISNLHLYDFKFKRDARNGRLPRLTVIEPRYFDLKGLPANDDHPSHDVANGQKLVKEVYETLRASPQWNETLLIITYDEHGGFYDHVRTPYVDVPNPDGNTGPAPFFFKFDRLGVRVPTIMVSPWIKKGTLISSPTGPAPNSEYEHSSIPATIKKMFNLTSNFLTHRDAWAGTFEHIVGELQSPRTDCPETLPDVTPLRSSEANENSGLSEFQSEIVQLAAVLNGDHFLTSFRDEMSKNMSVKEAHDYVKGAVSRFIRASKEAVRMGANGSAIVDMRSSLTTRSSIRN, encoded by the exons ATGAAAGCAAAGCCAACTAGAATGCCATCTCCATTTTCCTGCCTCTTCCtgctcttcctctctctctcccatgtCTCCTCAGccccgcagcagcagcagcagcaacccATCAAGACCATCGTTGTGTTGGTGCTGGAGAACCGGTCCTTCGACCACATGCTCGGATGGATGAAGAAAACCATCAACCCCATGATAAATGGCGTCACGGGAGACGAGTGCAATCCCGTCTCCACCAACAACTCGAAGCCCCAGTCGATTTGCTTCACCGACGATGCTGAATTCGTGGATCTTGATCCGGGGCATTCCTTTGAGGACGTGGCTGAACAAGTGTTCGGCTCTGGGGAAATTCCTTCCATGTCTGGCTTCGTGGAGCAGGCGCAGTCCGTGTCACAAAACCTCTCTGAGATTGTCATGAAAGGATTCAGCCCGGAATCAATTCCTATATATACCGCTCTCGTCAAGGAATTCGCAGTCTTCGATAGGTGGTTCTCTTCGATTCCAGGACCAACGCAACCCAACAGGCTCTTTGTGTACTCTGCCACTTCTCACGGATCAACCAGTCACATTGTGAGGCAACTAGCTGCTGGGTACCCGCAAAAGACCATCTTTGATTCGCTTTATGAGGACGGTTTGGACTTCGGCATCTACTTCCAGAACATACCCAACACTCTGTTCTACAGGAATTTGCGGAAACTGAAGTACATCTCCAATCTCCACCTATACGATTTTAAGTTCAAGAGAGACGCCAGAAATGGGAGGCTGCCCAGGTTGACCGTGATCGAGCCGAGATACTTTGATCTCAAGGGCCTGCCGGCTAACGATGATCATCCATCGCATGATGTTGCTAATGGGCAGAAGCTCGTGAAGGAGGTTTATGAAACATTGAGGGCGAGTCCTCAATGGAATGAGACCCTTTTGATCATCACATACGACGAGCATGGTGGGTTCTATGACCATGTCAGAACTCCATATGTTGATGTTCCTAACCCGGATGGTAATACTGGCCCTGCCCCCTTTTTCTTCAAGTTTGATCGGCTCGGGGTTCGTGTGCCAACGATTATGGTCTCTCCTTGGATTAAAAAAGGAACTC TGATAAGTTCCCCGACAGGACCAGCTCCAAACTCGGAGTATGAGCACTCCTCCATTCCCGCAACCATAAAGAAAATGTTcaacctcacctccaatttctTGACTCACCGAGATGCATGGGCCGGGACATTCGAGCATATCGTCGGGGAATTACAATCTCCTAGAACCGATTGCCCAG AGACATTACCCGACGTTACACCGCTGAGGAGCTCTGAAGCCAATGAAAACAGTGGATTATCTGAGTTCCAGAGTGAGATTGTCCAGTTAGCTGCTGTTCTCAATGGGGACCATTTCCTAACCAGTTTCCGCGATGAGATGAGCAAGAACATGAGTGTGAAGGAAGCTCATGATTATGTGAAAGGTGCTGTTTCCAGGTTCATTAGAGCAAGCAAAGAGGCTGTCAGAATGGGCGCCAACGGATCTGCTATTGTCGACATGCGCTCCTCACTCACTACGAGATCTTCAATTCGAAATTGA
- the LOC104416762 gene encoding mediator of RNA polymerase II transcription subunit 30 encodes MDERAAGSPKSTQELAVEGQKHLEDTIESAFHILSSMNDELCNPALWSSSAPSSAAAAAPSAAPASNGPLLLNGDSSSDSSHHLDFAGPGGGGGGGGGALDEARLRYKSSVASLRAVLTAIPSSHKAKSFDPGASISSSIPFVDQVEVERLEEQASNLKKELVEKNKHLKLLIDQLRELIADISTWQSPCSV; translated from the exons ATGGATGAGAGGGCCGCCGGGAGCCCAAAGTCGACGCAGGAGCTGGCCGTGGAAGGCCAGAAGCACCTCGAGGACACCATCGAGTCCGCCTTCCACATCCTCTCCTCCATGAACGACGAGCTCTGCAACCCTGCCCTCTGGTCCTCCTCCGccccctcctccgccgccgccgccgctccctcCGCCGCGCCCGCCTCCAACGGGCCCCTCCTCCTCAACGGCGACTCCTCCTCCGACTCCTCCCACCACTTGGACTTCGCCggccccggcggcggcggcggcggcggcggcggagcccTCGACGAGGCTCGCCTCCGCTACAAGAGCTCCGTCGCCTCCCTCCGCGCCGTCCTCACCGCCATCCCCTCCTCTCACAAG GCTAAATCATTTGATCCTGGTGCTTCTATAAGCAGTTCAATACCGTTTGTGGACCAAGTTGAAGTGGAGAGGTTAGAAGAACAAGCCTCGAATCTAAAAAAG GAGCTGGTTGAGAAGAACAAGCACCTGAAGCTTCTCATAGATCAGCTACGAGAACTTATTGCCGATATTTCTACTTGGCAAAGTCCATGTTCTGTTTAA
- the LOC104416773 gene encoding thylakoid lumenal 17.9 kDa protein, chloroplastic — protein LGGGAAAAGAGVVPSSFPALSLPPPPPPPPPPPPPPPPPPPAESKATPQKNRLHIAGLVPLALSLTFAFNSPAPSLAIPSLSSPFASPSPSPSLPTTPFSQSKDLPLGLQDDGKIRPCPSVNPGCISSNPKSSSFAFPWSIPGSSSGDPLLKLKEAILQTQKNPKFVVIEDTPYGQYLQAEVDGGFGRDVLEFLVRGDVVAYRCMAAKVTYVYPFTTALGDSKGQEERLKNIADQLGWYAPSFDSMD, from the exons TTGGGTGGCGGTGCTGCGGCTGCTGGAGCGGGAGTCGTCCCATCATCATTCCCggccctctccctccctcctccgccgccaccaccaccgcctccaccgcctccaccgccgccgccgccgccggccgaaTCAAAGGCAACACCCCAGAAGAACCGCCTCCACATTGCTGGGCTCGTGCCGTTAGCTCTGTCCCTGACCTTCGCCTTCAACTCACCTGCACCGTCCCTGGCCATCCCTTCCCTCAGCTCTCCCTTtgcttccccttccccttcgcCTTCCCTGCCCACCACCCCTTTCTCTCAGTCCAAGGACCTCCCTTTGGGTCTCCAGGACGATGG GAAAATCAGGCCTTGCCCCTCTGTCAATCCGGGTTGCATATCTTCCAACCCAAAGTCCTCCTCTTTCGCCTTCCCCTGGAGTATCCCCGGGTCTTCCTCCGGCGACCCCCTCCTG AAGTTAAAAGAAGCCATCCTTCAAACCCAGAAAAATCCCAAGTTTGTGGTCATTGAAGATACCCCTTACG GCCAATATTTGCAAGCTGAGGTTGATGGAGGATTCGGCCGGGATGTGTTGGAGTTCCTGGTAAGAGGAGATGTGGTTGCTTACAGGTGTATGGCCGCTAAAGTAACCTATGTCTACCCCTTCACTACCGCTTTGGGGGATTCAAAGGGGCAAGAAGAAAGATTGAAGAATATTGCGGACCAGTTGGGATGGTATGCTCCCAGTTTTGATTCCATGGATTAG
- the LOC104416784 gene encoding protein NUCLEAR FUSION DEFECTIVE 4 isoform X2 yields MMRVYEKLSEFYGNRWLVFVCAMWIQSCAGVGYLFGSISPVIKSAMGYTQREVAILGVAKDLGDAIGFVAGGLCEVLPIWVILAIGVVQNFVGYGLLWLIVIGVLPSLPLWVLCICVFVGTNGETYFNTAALVSCVQNFPKSRGPVVGILKGFAGLSGAILSQIYLMINASSEASLIFMVAVGPSIVVIALMFIVRPVGGHKQIRPSDGLSFSLIYGICLLLAAYILGILLVEDLVDISQAVITSFAVILIIIILLPVTIPVLLVFFSEPIPPAEESLLAGQEKPEPSKSEQDGSEVILSEVEDEKPEEVDQLPASERQKRIAQLQAKLFQAAADGAVRVKRKKGPRRGEDFTLLQALIKADFWLIFLSLVLASGSGVTVIDNLGQICESLGYNDSSVFVSMISIWNFLGRVGGGYLSEITKILPPKTSGYGYIPGCYGNWTLLLCHGFSW; encoded by the exons ATGATGCGGGTATACGAGAAGCTGAGCGAATTCTACGGCAACAGATGGCTGGTGTTCGTGTGCGCCATGTGGATACAGTCGTGCGCCGGGGTGGGCTACTTGTTCGGCAGCATCTCCCCGGTGATCAAGAGCGCCATGGGGTATACCCAGCGGGAGGTGGCCATCCTCGGGGTGGCCAAGGACTTGGGGGATGCGATCGGGTTCGTGGCGGGAGGCCTGTGTGAGGTGTTGCCGATTTGGGTGATATTGGCCATTGGGGTGGTTCAGAACTTTGTTGGGTATGGCTTGCTCTGGCTCATTGTCATTGGTGTCTTGCCGTCTTTGCCTCTCTGGGTG CTCTGCATCTGTGTATTTGTGGGAACAAATGGCGAGACGTACTTCAATACAGCAGCTCTCGTGTCATGCGTTCAGAACTTCCCCAAAAGTAGAGGTCCTGTTGTGGGGATACTGAAAGGATTTGCTGGGTTGAGTGGCGCAATTTTGTCTCAGATATATTTGATGATCAATGCATCCAGTGAAGCGTCGCTAATTTTTATGGTTGCAGTTGGGCCATCAATAGTTGTCATTGCCCTGATGTTCATAGTTAGGCCTGTGGGAGGTCATAAACAAATTAGGCCTTCTGACGGCTTAAGTTTTTCATTAATCTATGGTATTTGCCTCCTCCTGGCAGCTTATATATTGGGGATCTTACTGGTCGAGGATCTAGTTGATATTAGTCAAGCTGTAATCACCTCATTTGCGGTGATTCTTATCATCATAATCCTCCTACCTGTTACCATACCTGTTTTGTTGGTTTTCTTCTCCGAGCCAATTCCTCCAGCAGAGGAGAGCCTTCTTGCAGGGCAAGAGAAACCAGAACCCAGTAAATCTGAGCAAGATGGAAGTGAGGTCATTCTTAGTGAGGTTGAAGATGAGAAACCTGAGGAAGTAGACCAGCTGCCAGCATCAGAAAGGCAAAAACGAATTGCTCAATTGCAGGCAAAACTTTTCCAGGCCGCTGCAGATGGAGCCGTACGGGTAAAACGGAAGAAAGGCCCACGCCGAGGAGAGGATTTCACCTTATTACAGGCACTCATAAAGGCTGACTTTTGGCTTATCTTTTTGTCACTTGTACTGGCCTCTGGTTCTGGCGTGACTGTTATTGATAACCTTGGTCAGATTTGCGAATCACTCGGGTATAATGACTCTAGTGTATTTGTTTCTATGATAAGCATTTGGAACTTCCTCGGTCGAGTTGGTGGGGGCTACTTATCTGAGATCACC AAAATTCTCCCTCCCAAGACCAGTGGCTATGGCTATATTCCAGGTTGTTATGGCAATTGGACTCTTTTACTATGCCATGGGTTTTCCTGGTGA
- the LOC104416784 gene encoding protein NUCLEAR FUSION DEFECTIVE 4 isoform X1, whose protein sequence is MMRVYEKLSEFYGNRWLVFVCAMWIQSCAGVGYLFGSISPVIKSAMGYTQREVAILGVAKDLGDAIGFVAGGLCEVLPIWVILAIGVVQNFVGYGLLWLIVIGVLPSLPLWVLCICVFVGTNGETYFNTAALVSCVQNFPKSRGPVVGILKGFAGLSGAILSQIYLMINASSEASLIFMVAVGPSIVVIALMFIVRPVGGHKQIRPSDGLSFSLIYGICLLLAAYILGILLVEDLVDISQAVITSFAVILIIIILLPVTIPVLLVFFSEPIPPAEESLLAGQEKPEPSKSEQDGSEVILSEVEDEKPEEVDQLPASERQKRIAQLQAKLFQAAADGAVRVKRKKGPRRGEDFTLLQALIKADFWLIFLSLVLASGSGVTVIDNLGQICESLGYNDSSVFVSMISIWNFLGRVGGGYLSEITVRKFSLPRPVAMAIFQVVMAIGLFYYAMGFPGEIYVLTVLTGLGYGAQWAIVPASASELFGLKSFGALYNFFTLASPAGSLIFSGVIASGIYDYYAEKQAALKKLSLGSMLLNSLQDDDSLSCSGNICYSITFGILSGLCIVAMFLSLIVVYRTKRVYAQLYGNSRS, encoded by the exons ATGATGCGGGTATACGAGAAGCTGAGCGAATTCTACGGCAACAGATGGCTGGTGTTCGTGTGCGCCATGTGGATACAGTCGTGCGCCGGGGTGGGCTACTTGTTCGGCAGCATCTCCCCGGTGATCAAGAGCGCCATGGGGTATACCCAGCGGGAGGTGGCCATCCTCGGGGTGGCCAAGGACTTGGGGGATGCGATCGGGTTCGTGGCGGGAGGCCTGTGTGAGGTGTTGCCGATTTGGGTGATATTGGCCATTGGGGTGGTTCAGAACTTTGTTGGGTATGGCTTGCTCTGGCTCATTGTCATTGGTGTCTTGCCGTCTTTGCCTCTCTGGGTG CTCTGCATCTGTGTATTTGTGGGAACAAATGGCGAGACGTACTTCAATACAGCAGCTCTCGTGTCATGCGTTCAGAACTTCCCCAAAAGTAGAGGTCCTGTTGTGGGGATACTGAAAGGATTTGCTGGGTTGAGTGGCGCAATTTTGTCTCAGATATATTTGATGATCAATGCATCCAGTGAAGCGTCGCTAATTTTTATGGTTGCAGTTGGGCCATCAATAGTTGTCATTGCCCTGATGTTCATAGTTAGGCCTGTGGGAGGTCATAAACAAATTAGGCCTTCTGACGGCTTAAGTTTTTCATTAATCTATGGTATTTGCCTCCTCCTGGCAGCTTATATATTGGGGATCTTACTGGTCGAGGATCTAGTTGATATTAGTCAAGCTGTAATCACCTCATTTGCGGTGATTCTTATCATCATAATCCTCCTACCTGTTACCATACCTGTTTTGTTGGTTTTCTTCTCCGAGCCAATTCCTCCAGCAGAGGAGAGCCTTCTTGCAGGGCAAGAGAAACCAGAACCCAGTAAATCTGAGCAAGATGGAAGTGAGGTCATTCTTAGTGAGGTTGAAGATGAGAAACCTGAGGAAGTAGACCAGCTGCCAGCATCAGAAAGGCAAAAACGAATTGCTCAATTGCAGGCAAAACTTTTCCAGGCCGCTGCAGATGGAGCCGTACGGGTAAAACGGAAGAAAGGCCCACGCCGAGGAGAGGATTTCACCTTATTACAGGCACTCATAAAGGCTGACTTTTGGCTTATCTTTTTGTCACTTGTACTGGCCTCTGGTTCTGGCGTGACTGTTATTGATAACCTTGGTCAGATTTGCGAATCACTCGGGTATAATGACTCTAGTGTATTTGTTTCTATGATAAGCATTTGGAACTTCCTCGGTCGAGTTGGTGGGGGCTACTTATCTGAGATCACCGTAAG AAAATTCTCCCTCCCAAGACCAGTGGCTATGGCTATATTCCAGGTTGTTATGGCAATTGGACTCTTTTACTATGCCATGGGTTTTCCTGGTGAGATATACGTTTTAACCGTGCTAACAGGACTCGGATATGGTGCCCAGTGGGCAATAGTGCCAGCTTCTGCATCAGAGTTATTCGGTTTGAAGAGTTTCGGTGCtttgtacaatttttttactttagcAAGTCCTGCTGGTTCTCTTATTTTCTCTGGTGTCATTGCCAGCGGTATATACGACTACTATGCAGAGAAACAAGCTGCTCTTAAGAAGTTGTCTCTGGGATCTATGCTTCTGAATTCTCTTCAGGATGATGACTCACTTAGCTGCTCTGGTAACATATGTTACTCAATCACGTTTGGCATCTTGTCAGGACTTTGCATTGTTGCAATGTTCTTGAGCTTAATTGTTGTTTACCGGACGAAGAGAGTCTATGCCCAACTTTATGGAAATTCTCGCAGTTGA